From the Planktothricoides raciborskii GIHE-MW2 genome, the window ACCATCATCAAAGTTGCGTCATTCTCCTGAGTTGGGAAAAACCCAGAGAACTCGTCACTTTACAAGGCGAAAAACAATCCACCCGCACCTTAAACTTGAAAGGATTATCAGCGGATGCTGAAGAAATTTTGAAAGAACACGGATTAACCGATTCAGAAAAATGGCCAGAATTAATCAACCTATACCAAGGTCATCCCACCTGGTTAAATATCATCGCCTCAACGATATTAGAACTATTTGATGGTAGCGTTTCCTTATTTTTAGCCGACCAAGAGGAGATATTTATCGGCGACTTATCCCCCATTCTCGAATCTCACTTAGACCGTTTATCGGAGTTAGAAAAAAAAGTCATATCCACGTTTTCAGAATATGAATCGGTAGATATTTCTCAAGCATCTGGATTACGGGAATTTGCCAAATCAGAATTAACCGAAGCCATGCAATCTTTAGGCAGACGGGGCTTAGTCGAAAAAGTGACCACAGGAGGGCGATCGCGCTTTCTGCTAAATCCTGTATTTAATACATCCTCAAATCATTATGAAATTTTAATAACCACCAAGACACAAAGAACACAAAGATGATTCTTGATTTCCTTTGTGTTCTTCGTGTCGAAAGTGGTAAAAATAGCCCTTCACAATATTTAAACAACAAAAAACGCCCCCCTTGTCAGGAGAGCGTTTTTTATTTATTTAGTTAGCTAAGAATTAGCCATTGATTTGAGGAGCACTCAAAGCCACAGGAGCAGCTTCACCAGCAGCCAAATCTAAGGGGAAGTTGTGAGCGTTGCGCTCGTGCATCACTTCCATACCCAAGTTAGCGCGGTTGATCACGTCAGCCCAAGTATTGATTACGCGACCTTGAGAGTCAACGATAGATTGGTTGAAGTTGAAACCGTTCAGGTTGAAGGCCATCGTGGACACACCCAGAGCGGTGAACCAGATACCGATAACAGGCCATGCACCCAAGAAGAAGTGCAGAGAGCGGCTGTTGTTGAAGGAAGCATATTGGAAGATTAAACGACCAAAGTAACCGTGAGCGGCAACGATGTTGTAGGTTTCTTCTTCTTGACCGAACTTGTAACCATAGTTTTGAGATTCAACTTCGGTGGTTTCACGAACCAAAGAAGAAGTCACCAAAGAACCGTGCATAGCGGAGAACAGAGCGCCACCGAACACACCGGCCACACCTAACATATGGAAGGGGTGCATCAGGATGTTGTGTTCAGCTTGGAATACCAACATAAAGTTGAAGGTTCCAGAGATACCCAGAGGCATACCATCGGAGAAAGAACCTTGACCGATGGGGTAGATCAGGAACACGGCGCTGGCAGCAGCCACAGGAGCGCTGTAAGCGACGCAGATCCAAGGACGCATACCCAAGCGGTAGGATAATTCCCACTCACGACCCATGTAGCAGAAGATGCCGATCAGGAAGTGGAAAATCACTAACTGGTATGGGCCACCATTGTACAGCCACTCATCGAGAGAAGCAGCTTCCCAAATGGGGTAGAAGTGCAGACCGATCGCATTGCTGGAAGGAACAACGGCACCAGAGATGATGTTGTTGCCTAACAGTAAGGAACCAGCCACGGGTTCGCGGATCCCGTCGATGTCCACTGGAGGAGCAGCGACGAAAGCAATGATGTAGCAGATGGTTGCGGTCAACAAGGTGGGGATCATCAGGACGCCGAACCAGCCCACATACAGGCGGTTGTCGGTGCTCGTGACCCAGGAGCAGAAGCGCTGCCACAAAGAGGCGCTCTCGCGTTGTTGCAGAGTAGTAGTCATTTGCTTTATGAGTGCTATGTAGTTTTCAATGTTCGGATGATGTTTTTAGATTAACCCGATTGTTAAGCTTTGTAAAGGGGTTTAATAAATATTTATTCTCATCAGTCTGATAATTTGCACTTATGATTAGAGTGGTGGCATCCCTAGGAATATACCCCCAACCCCTCTTTTTAAGCTAATCTTGTGGGGGTTCGGGGGCAAACCGGCGCCGGAAATAATCAGGTTTACCCCCTGTTCCGCCGAAGTGCGAACTAGAGTTTCATAATCTCTAGCCACCACCATCACGTTGACGCCGATAATCCCATCGGGACTCAGTTGGCGGGCGGTTTGCAGTTCGTCAATCAACGCCAATCGATTGGCCTCAAAAAACTGTTCTCGTCTGATCCGAGGGTTGCTTTCGTTGGGGTCAAAGTAGGGCGAATTTAACCCTAATCCCACCCCGGAGACGACGCCGACTCCTCCCGCATTGGCAACGGCAGCGGCCAGATGCGATCCCGAAATGCGGATCCCCATTCCCCCCTGGATGATGGGATAACGGGCGATATGTTGACCAATTTGTAGTGAAGGCAATGTTTCCATAGGTTTTTGTCTTCTGGTTTAGGAATATCTTGTGGGTGGTCGGTGAAGCCGTGACTTTAGCCGTTCCTAGTTCAGTATAAGTATTTTTGTTAAGTCATACAACTATATAGTGTAATAGTTATATAAAAGTTAGCGGACAAATAAACCCGGTTTCTTCAAGAAACCGGGTTGCTTCAAGAAACCGGGTTGCTGAGATTAATCGCGCAAAACTCGATCCAAAACTTGGCCATTTGCCCCAACTAATTCGATATGCAGAGGCATTTGTCCGGCAGCGTGGGTGGAACAACTCAAGCAAGGATCGTAGCAACGAATCCCCGCTTCTACGCGGTTGAGCATTTCTTCAGGAATGTCATTCCCGTGAATATAATGCTTGGCAATTTGGGCCACGGTTTTATTCATCGCCAAGTTATTATTGCCGGTGGCAACAATCAGGTTGACTTTTTGCAGCAAACCATTTTCATCTACTTGGTAATGATGGAATAAAGTACCCCGTGGGGCTTCGCTGACCCCGATCGCATCCAATTCATTCACTCCACCCGTAGCCCGAACTCGGCTAGAAACCACATCGGGATCGTTAACTAGCTGTTCAATTTTCTCTAACGAAGCGACGATTTCTAGCAACCGGGCATAGTGATAGAAGAAGGAAGAAGTCGCCACACCACCAGCCCGATCGCGGAATTCTTGTAACTCGCGATCGGCGAGAGGAGTACCAAAATTAGAGCAAATATTCACCCGCGCCAAAGGCCCAACCCGATAAATCCCATCAGGATAACCCAAAGGTTTGTAATAGGGGAATTTCAGATAAGACCATTTTTCCACGGACTCACCGATAAAGTCCCGATAATTATCTTCACTCAAATTATCGGCCACAATATTGCCTTGACTATCGGTAAAGCGCAGATGACCGCCATAATGTTCCCATTCGCCATTTTTGCCCACTAATCCCATAAATAGGGAGGGGAAATTACCAAACTCTGCTACTTCTGTGGTCAGTTGATCTAAAAGACGCTTAAACAAACTCAAAGCTGTTTCAATGGTCGCGAAAGATTCTGGTAGGCGATCGCGAATCCACTGGCATTTTTCGTCATTCAGAGGCGATCGCACCCCACCGGGAACCGCCCAAGCAGCGTGAATCTTTTTCGCCCCCAGCAACTCAATAATCGTTTGGCCAAACTGCCGCAAACGAATCCCTGCCCTGGCTAAATCCGGGTCTGCCGCCATCAAACCAAACACATTTCGGGTCGCAGGATCGCTATCCCATCCTAACAAAAAGTCAGGACTACTTAAGTGGAAAAACGACAAAGCATGAGATTGGGTAAACTGGGCCAAATTCATCATGCGCCGCAATTTTTCCGCAGCTACCGGCACCTTCACCGCCAGAATTTTATCCCCAGTTTTTGCCGCTGCCAACAAATGACTTACTGGACAAATTCCGCAAATCCGAGCGGTAATCCCAGCCATTTCTGTAAAAGGTCTACCTTCGCAGAACTTCTCAAAACCGCGATATTCGACCACATGAAATCGAACATCATCGACTTCACCGGCATCATCTAGAAAAATCGATATTTTTGCGTGACCTTCAATCCGCGTCACCGGATCAATTACTACTGTTTTCGCCATAATAACTTGCCTGAATTCTTGTGATTTTTAACTGGTTATTTGTTAGTGGTTATTGGTGGTTTGTGATTGGCACTTTTGCATCAAAAATAACAAATAACCAATAACCCCTAACCAAATTTTTAACCAAACTTAATCATTTCTCGTCCTGCCATCACGGGTTTTTCGCCATTCAGGAGTGGTGCGATCGCCGCTTTAATCCGAGCCGCATCCGGGGGACAACCGGGCAAATACAAATCTACCGACACCACCTCATGTACCGGACTCACCCGGTCAAGTAACTCTGGCACAATCCCCGGTTCATCGGGCAACTGTGGCGTAATATCGCCCAATTCCAGATAACCCCGTTTCAACACAGGTTCAGCGGAACCCAACATATTCCGCATCGCGGGCACATTCGCCGTCACCGCACAATCCCCAAAAGAAATCAGGAACTTAGTACGTTCTCGAACTAACTTGAGTAGTTCCAAATTATCTTCATTGGCAACAGCGCCTTCCACCAAACAAACATCAACGTTTTCGGGATATTCTTTGATATCAGACCCCACCGGGCTGTACACCACATCTACATATTTGGCGACTTCAAACAGCCACTCATCCAAGTCTAGAAAAGACATATGACAGCCGGAACAGCCAGCCAGCCAAACCGTAGCAAATCTTATCTTGTCCATTGCTTATTCTCCCGTGCGTTGACCAAAAATTCGAGTTTGTCGCGATCGTGGGTCATTTCTCCTGTGGTAGAACCCTTACGGAAAATCGACCCCGTGGGGCAAGCTTCCACGCACTTACCGCAGGAAGTACAAGCATCTACCTCACCCCAAGGTTGATTCAATCCCGTAATCAGACGTGAATTGCCGCCACGATTTGCCACATCCCAAACGTGCGCCCCTTCAATTTCATCGCACACCCGCACGCACCGTGTACACATAATGCAGCGGTTGTGGTCGATGCCAAACTGAGCATGAGACATATCCACGTCCCGTTTGGGGAAACGGTACTCAAAGCGGCTGTGATCCATCCCCACTTCGATCGCCAAATCTTGCAACTCACAATTGCCATTCGCCACACAAACCGCACAAACATGGTTGCCTTCCGCAAACAGCAACTCCAAAATCATGCGCCGATATTCTTGAAGCTTCGGACTATTTGTATGGATCACCATCCCTTCCGTGGGCTGGGTGGTACAAGCGGGCAACAACTTGGGGATCCCTTCCACTTCCACCAAACAAACCCGACAAGCGCCCACATCGGTGATACCTTCCAAGTGACACAACGTGGGAATCCGAATCCCGGTCTCTCGCGCTACTTGTAGGACTGTTTCCCCCTCGCGAGCGCTGACCATCTCACCATTGATCGTTAAAGTGATAACTGACATAAGACCTAATTTCTCCTTTTATTTGTTATTGGTTAATTGTTGTTGGTTATTTGTTGTTAGTGATTCGTTATTCGTTATTCGTTATTTGGTACAGTTTCCCCCCACCAACCAAAGAATCCCTACCCAACAACCAACAACCACCAGCCAATAACTAACAACTCACTGCCACTTTTCCATTAGGACTGTCCTGAAGCAGCACTAAATACTCATCGCGGAAATAGCGGAGGGTACTGAGGATCGGGTTCGGTGCGCTCATCCCCAGTCCACACAAGCTGGTTTCTTTGACCATCAGGCAGAGGGCTTCTAATTTTTCGATATCTGCCAAAGTTGCTTGTCCCTTGAGGATTTTGGTCAGGGCTTCGTGCATTTGCACTGTACCCGCACGGCAAGGAATACATTTACCGCAGGATTCTTCCCGGCAGAACTCCATATAGAATTGCGCCACGTCTACCATGTTGGTGTTTTGATCCATGACCACCATACCGCCGGAACCCATCATCGAACCCAGTTTGGTCAGGGAATCGTAATCCACGGGCGTATCGAGCAAATGAGCCGGAATACAACCACCGGAAGGGCCGCCGGTTTGCACCGCTTTGACGCTGCCATTGGGAACGCCGCCGCCCATTTCTTCCACAATTTCCCGCAGGGTAATCCCCATCGGCACTTCAATCAGGCCATTGTTGCGGATTTTGCCCGTGAGGGCGAAAATTTTCGTGCCTTTGCTCTTTTCGGTGCCAATGCTGGCATACCACTCGGCCCCTTTATTAATAATCGTGGCAATATTGGCAAAGGTTTCCACGTTGTTAATCAGGGTGGGACATTCCCATAGTCCTGACTGGGCCGGGTAGGGAGGACGAGGACGAGGATTGCCCCGTTCGCCTTCCACGGAGGCGATCAGAGCGGTTTCTTCCCCACAGACAAAGGCTCCCGCCCCCATGCGAATATCAATTTTGAAGTCAAACGGTGAGCCAAAGATTTGACTGCCTAGGACACCATATTTCTTGCCTTGTTGAATGGCTTTTTCTAAGCGTTTGATCGCCAGGGGATATTCCGCCCGCACATAGATAAACCCGTGGTTGGCACCCAAAGCATAACCGGCGATCGCCATCCCTTCGATGACCAAATGGGGGTCACTTTCTAGGACACTGCGATCCATAAACGCACCAGGGTCGCCTTCATCTCCATTGCAGACCACATATTTCTGATCTCCGGGCATCTTCGCCACCGTTGCCCACTTCAGACCCGTGGGAAAACCCCCGCCCCCACGTCCGCGCAATCCACTCTTGGTAATTTCCTGCACCACTTCCGCAGGACTCATGTCATGGATCACCTTATATAAAGACTCATAACCACCCACGGCAATATATTCTTCAATCCGTTCTGGGTCAATTTTGCCGCTATTTTCTCTGACAATCTGAACTTGACGGCTAAAAAATGGGTGATTCGGGTCGCCTTTAAGCAAGTCTGCTTCCGTATTGTTTTTCAGGGCGTCAATAATCAGGGTGGCTTGTTCTGGCTTCACCTCTTCATACAAAATATTGTCTGGGTCAATTTGGACTAATGGCCCGCGACCGCAAAAGCCCATGCAGCCAACCCCGACCACTTCCACCGTCGCATCTAAGCCCGCTTCGGTGGCGGCGGTTTCCAGATTTTTCTTCAGTTCCACTGAATTAGACGCTTGGCAACCCGTCGATGTACAGCAATGTACCCGAATGTTCTTCTGTCTTGCCCGTTCTTTAGCGGCTATTTCACGCAGTTCAATTAAATCCATATTACTTACTCCTCTGTTTCAATTCCTCGGCAAAATTCAGGAGGTGATGTTCTTTCTATCATTCAGTTTTCTGGTATTGCGCCAGTCGATTCACCACCACTTCTGGAGTTTGTTTACTCGCCACTGTGCCGTCAAAAACCACCGCCGGGGCAATGCCACAAGCCCCAATACACCGGGCGGCCATCACCGATACCTGGCCATCGGGGGTTGTTTCACCGGGGCGAATGCCGAATTTCTGCTCAATTTCTTTGACAATTTCACCCCCACCTTTGACATAACAAGCAGTGCCCAAGCAAACGACGCAAGTATGCGCCCCACTGGGTTTCAGGGTGAAGAGATGGTAAAAGGTCGCCACGCCATATACACGACTCAGGGGCAGTTTCAG encodes:
- the hoxU gene encoding bidirectional hydrogenase complex protein HoxU, which codes for MSVITLTINGEMVSAREGETVLQVARETGIRIPTLCHLEGITDVGACRVCLVEVEGIPKLLPACTTQPTEGMVIHTNSPKLQEYRRMILELLFAEGNHVCAVCVANGNCELQDLAIEVGMDHSRFEYRFPKRDVDMSHAQFGIDHNRCIMCTRCVRVCDEIEGAHVWDVANRGGNSRLITGLNQPWGEVDACTSCGKCVEACPTGSIFRKGSTTGEMTHDRDKLEFLVNARENKQWTR
- a CDS encoding oxidoreductase is translated as MDKIRFATVWLAGCSGCHMSFLDLDEWLFEVAKYVDVVYSPVGSDIKEYPENVDVCLVEGAVANEDNLELLKLVRERTKFLISFGDCAVTANVPAMRNMLGSAEPVLKRGYLELGDITPQLPDEPGIVPELLDRVSPVHEVVSVDLYLPGCPPDAARIKAAIAPLLNGEKPVMAGREMIKFG
- a CDS encoding Ni/Fe hydrogenase subunit alpha codes for the protein MAKTVVIDPVTRIEGHAKISIFLDDAGEVDDVRFHVVEYRGFEKFCEGRPFTEMAGITARICGICPVSHLLAAAKTGDKILAVKVPVAAEKLRRMMNLAQFTQSHALSFFHLSSPDFLLGWDSDPATRNVFGLMAADPDLARAGIRLRQFGQTIIELLGAKKIHAAWAVPGGVRSPLNDEKCQWIRDRLPESFATIETALSLFKRLLDQLTTEVAEFGNFPSLFMGLVGKNGEWEHYGGHLRFTDSQGNIVADNLSEDNYRDFIGESVEKWSYLKFPYYKPLGYPDGIYRVGPLARVNICSNFGTPLADRELQEFRDRAGGVATSSFFYHYARLLEIVASLEKIEQLVNDPDVVSSRVRATGGVNELDAIGVSEAPRGTLFHHYQVDENGLLQKVNLIVATGNNNLAMNKTVAQIAKHYIHGNDIPEEMLNRVEAGIRCYDPCLSCSTHAAGQMPLHIELVGANGQVLDRVLRD
- the nuoF gene encoding NADH-quinone oxidoreductase subunit NuoF translates to MDLIELREIAAKERARQKNIRVHCCTSTGCQASNSVELKKNLETAATEAGLDATVEVVGVGCMGFCGRGPLVQIDPDNILYEEVKPEQATLIIDALKNNTEADLLKGDPNHPFFSRQVQIVRENSGKIDPERIEEYIAVGGYESLYKVIHDMSPAEVVQEITKSGLRGRGGGGFPTGLKWATVAKMPGDQKYVVCNGDEGDPGAFMDRSVLESDPHLVIEGMAIAGYALGANHGFIYVRAEYPLAIKRLEKAIQQGKKYGVLGSQIFGSPFDFKIDIRMGAGAFVCGEETALIASVEGERGNPRPRPPYPAQSGLWECPTLINNVETFANIATIINKGAEWYASIGTEKSKGTKIFALTGKIRNNGLIEVPMGITLREIVEEMGGGVPNGSVKAVQTGGPSGGCIPAHLLDTPVDYDSLTKLGSMMGSGGMVVMDQNTNMVDVAQFYMEFCREESCGKCIPCRAGTVQMHEALTKILKGQATLADIEKLEALCLMVKETSLCGLGMSAPNPILSTLRYFRDEYLVLLQDSPNGKVAVSC
- the hoxE gene encoding bidirectional hydrogenase complex protein HoxE, yielding MQSKEVKSEAAKAKKSPSDHPSGDKRFKVLDMTMKRNQYRQDALIEVLHKAQEAFGYLEEDVLLYVARGLKLPLSRVYGVATFYHLFTLKPSGAHTCVVCLGTACYVKGGGEIVKEIEQKFGIRPGETTPDGQVSVMAARCIGACGIAPAVVFDGTVASKQTPEVVVNRLAQYQKTE
- a CDS encoding nitronate monooxygenase; its protein translation is METLPSLQIGQHIARYPIIQGGMGIRISGSHLAAAVANAGGVGVVSGVGLGLNSPYFDPNESNPRIRREQFFEANRLALIDELQTARQLSPDGIIGVNVMVVARDYETLVRTSAEQGVNLIISGAGLPPNPHKISLKRGVGGIFLGMPPL
- the psbA gene encoding photosystem II q(b) protein; translation: MTTTLQQRESASLWQRFCSWVTSTDNRLYVGWFGVLMIPTLLTATICYIIAFVAAPPVDIDGIREPVAGSLLLGNNIISGAVVPSSNAIGLHFYPIWEAASLDEWLYNGGPYQLVIFHFLIGIFCYMGREWELSYRLGMRPWICVAYSAPVAAASAVFLIYPIGQGSFSDGMPLGISGTFNFMLVFQAEHNILMHPFHMLGVAGVFGGALFSAMHGSLVTSSLVRETTEVESQNYGYKFGQEEETYNIVAAHGYFGRLIFQYASFNNSRSLHFFLGAWPVIGIWFTALGVSTMAFNLNGFNFNQSIVDSQGRVINTWADVINRANLGMEVMHERNAHNFPLDLAAGEAAPVALSAPQING